The Antricoccus suffuscus sequence GCGCACGGTGAAGGCGTGGCGGCGGGTGGCGACCCGCTCCAACCGGCCGAGTCCGACCGCATCTGCTGCCTTCTTCGGCGGGACGAGCACCCGCGCGATCGGCAACGGGCCGGCGGGCAACAACCGTGCGAACCGGTCGGATCCAAGCCGGGCCGGCGTGCTGTTCAGTGCGCGCGCGATCCGCAGCATATGGTCACCCCCGCGCGCTCGGGCCGCCGCCGGAGTACTCGGAATCGGTACGACGTACGCCGGCGTCCCGATCACAGGACGCACCGCGTCGACCGCATCCTGCAACAGCGCGGCCAGCGGACGTACAAGGTCCCGCCGCCCATGCTCCTTGACCGCGATGATGGCCTGCCGCAGGCTGCCGGCGTACTCCCCGAACGACACGCAGGTGGGAAACCCGACCGGTGTCGGTGTCGGTACATGGATCGCGAGGTCTGCGGCCGCCTCTATACACGATTCACACAGTCGATGTCGCGGTTGTCCACAGCCGATGCAGTCGCGAGGCAGCACGAGGTCGACCAACGCGTCGAACAGTTCGCTCTGGTGCATCGCTGCCGGGCTACTTCCGCTGTGCCGCACCCCGGATTAGTTCGCACCGGGACTGCTTCAGCCTGGGTAGAAGGGGCTTTTTCCGGAGACAACTTTGCCAGAAATCAGGCTCACCCAGGTCGATTCGGTCAGCTTGAGGATAATTCCGTCGCCGGCGCACACCAGGGACCGATTCGGGGCCGCGACTATCGCCGTCGGCCGGGCCGTGAAGACGGGTGCTGGAAGCTGAGTGCGTGACGAGTCATCGATCAAGATCGAGTACGGCACGTCACGAGTACCCACCGGACCGCGCCCAAACACCACGAGTGTGCGCGCGGTCGACCAGGCCGTTTCGGTGACCTCCACCGTTGGCGAGAGC is a genomic window containing:
- a CDS encoding ComF family protein — its product is MHQSELFDALVDLVLPRDCIGCGQPRHRLCESCIEAAADLAIHVPTPTPVGFPTCVSFGEYAGSLRQAIIAVKEHGRRDLVRPLAALLQDAVDAVRPVIGTPAYVVPIPSTPAAARARGGDHMLRIARALNSTPARLGSDRFARLLPAGPLPIARVLVPPKKAADAVGLGRLERVATRRHAFTVRRDARSLVRGAHLILIDDLVTSGATLTAAAEVLRAGGAESVRAATIAATVRLNGRS